The Raphanus sativus cultivar WK10039 chromosome 2, ASM80110v3, whole genome shotgun sequence DNA segment AAGAGTAAGATCGGTGTTTTGTGGCTTCACTCTTTCATAAACATTCCTAATTTGGTTTGAACTAATCTCCCATTGCATTCACCATAATCCCAAAACCTTTTCTTAGCCATGACCTTCGATTCCGTCCGGGAGTTCCTAGCTGGAACAATTGACATGTATCCAGGGACGAAGGAACACTTACGTTTAATATTCTGTTTTTCACATTTTTAGATTCATTCAGAATAAATTCTGCAAAGgtgatgtgtatatataaaatgtcTAACATGTGATttgaaaacttcaaatatgattttagattattatttcttttgacTAATGATTTTAGATTTGTTGGTTGGGAAATAATGCTTACGTCgggtatttttatatattgaatGAGTACCATGCAGAAATTACATGGGAATAGTGACCTATATGCATTTGGTATTTGGATGCAACATAAATATTGGacctgttctttttttttctatatatttatataaacttaaTGTTTTGTCCGCACATACAGATATAATTTTTCATAGATACTTATGAATAAATGTActattagtttaaaataaaagtacagaattaattttatactattttataaactatttcaAATCTTTTAGTATAATAGCAAATCTAattattatatgtgtatatatactactaattatagaaattaacaaatgagaaagaaagatgtagataaacacaaaataaatatatgaaattatcttttttttcccaaacacgtttttcatgattttttgagataaaatttataatagaaattgtaatcatctaaataataaataatatattattccACTACAAAAAAATCAGTGAATTGTATCACTTAAATAGTATCACAAAAATAAGtgatactattttaaattacttattaaaaaatgacacaaatatatataattttgaatcaATTAGAACAACTGATgttcttattaattaatttagcatcaattcaaataaaatgATACAATTTACATgaatttgtatcattttaacAAAACTGATATCGTTATATAGATTTATATCAATTCAACAATTGatacatttattattttgtttaacatCACTTATTAAactgatatataatttaaatcaataaaGGACTGAtgctaacaaaaattatataagtaACTTTAATAGAAATAATGTCATTTTCTCTTAATTTGCATCAATTAAAATACctgatataataaaattagtttagaTCGATAAAATAAGTAAGCTATTTATTAacatctataattttttatatagtaGAATTCTCTAAGTGATCAGTTACAGTCCCTTGAAAAATGGAACCACTACTACAATCCCATAAAACGttaacaaattaattaaaaaaaatagcatcaactaatagagaaaaaaaaaagaatacgaGAAATAGTATAACTGATTCTCCTATACTTGTGGCTTTATAATGTCCGTGGCTTTAATCTAGTTAGATCATGTTATTATATTACTGATTCACCTCTGCATACGCTTTTCTCTCCTCTCAAAATCCTCATCTTCATCTTTGTTTCTTTCAATTTCTTTATCAGTTTAAAGTCATTGTATGTGTTTCTTCTTATGAAGAACTTCAAACAACAACTGGAATTTTCTACTCAGCCAAATCTGATTGAAATTTCTTAGAggtattttttcttcttctcttggttCACATTTTTAGAAGATTACAAGTTTTTAGAAATTTCTGTTAATGGTTTAAGTATCCTTTGTTACTAGGATCAGGGGCATCTAAAAAGTATTGATGGAGATGAAGTTGATTCAAAAATGGAGGAAGAATAGAAGTCCGAAGGATATTGATTGATTGAGAGTTCTACAATGAACAAGAAGAAATCAAGAAGAAGGATCtcaatattttaacttttatggCAAATTTTGTTTAagcattgaatttttttttctcttacttTTTAACTtgtaagattatattttcaaaataaaaaataaaaatgttaatgttaataaaaatattctctttagtttatatattgGCGAAAATGTATGTATTGTACAAATGATAATACTAttcttaattaataattataaattatataattacgaaatcattttaaaataatattaatttttattcgattaataataaatgatataaataatttgaatcaATTACTTTAATTGATGTTAATATTAACATCATTTAAAAAACTGATGTAGttgttaatatcatttttttgCAACTGATACCTAATAATATCACTTATAATAAttgatgtaaatatttattatttttacatcatttactattaaattgatgtaaattatttgcatcaccactttcagagtcaTTTATTTAAGTGATGCAAAAtttttttacatcatttataagtaatgccaaaatataaaataaatgatgttaaacacctctttttttgtagtgttcactaaagatatcaaaactttaatcaatctaattaaaaaatatttattaaaattaatgacccaacctaaaatcatggaaatgataaaaataaataaacaaatttagtTCTCAGTTAATAGTATAGATCACTGACGCGTGACCAAAGTTGTGGAAGTCGTGAGTCAAGCTTGTAACGTTTCCGAAGACTTCTTCCTTTTTCCCGTACAAGATCTTGATATATGTAACTAATAGCTAATATAGTGGATCCACAgatactttgtttttttttttttgctaaatggaAAGGTACTTTGTTGTTAATGATATTCCTGTCTAGGATTCAAAGTTTAGAAATATATACACAAAGTACCCGAAATCGTAGATTTATGACGTTGAGAATTCTTGAATGTTGAAAGGTTGCTCAGTTGGACCAAAGACGTCACTTATATACGTCTGCAATATGATGTAACAAATAATGTAAGAAAAAGTTAACGAAATTTGTTGTTTCTTTCAAACATTTGTATTGTTATGAGACAAAAGTACAAGATTTCTTCATTTGAGTTTAGTCTGGTCCGTCGATCATGTGgtcttttaatttattgtttctACAGTTAATTCTCTTTTCTGAAGTAAAGGTCTTTACAccatcaaaattttaaaactaagcaTGGAATGGAAGATggaatttttttcttatgtagAATTTTTTGATCCTGTCACCAAACAGAGCTACGCTGTCAATAAATATAATGTTCTAAATATGTCTGACATGCTTGTTTGAAATACATTAATCTTGAAACCATAACTTTTTCACTTTCACACCTTTCTTCAACGGATGTCCACGGGGACTTTCACTTTCACACCTAaactgttgtttttttttagtattaaaaaCAAACCTAGTTCGTACATAACGACGACCGGAggtacaaaaataaattataaattgtaTTACTTGACCAACTCTGTGACACAATCAAAAGATAGTCCTTTCAGTTCGTCAAAGTTTATATCATATTATCCTACGCGGTGTTTTgatttctatatttaaaaaaaaactatacaattACAAGAATGTTATGATAGACTACATGATCATCAgcaaattaaactaaaaaatattaggAAATGGGAAACGCGGCATACAAATTGATACATGGTGGGATTTATTTATAACAGCATATCCGTAAGTGCTTAAATAGGATGTCATGTTAACTTTTAAAACAACGGTTCGTTGTTTTCTACGGATTGTACCTTCTACTAGCTAGTGTGCTgttatctaaaattatattgtatagtttcTTACATTTCGGCCACATTACAACCTCATGCGTTGATGACTGAGGTCCCTACTAGTTTAAATACAGCGGTTACGGATGCAGGAGTTTGTAAATGCAAGTGGTTGCGGTTTCAAGCATTATTTAGTGTTTTGTATGTCTACCACAACGTTTAGAAATTTTTGCGTTTACATGATATTTGTGAGTAGTTGAATATGAAATATTGCAACGGTTTAATATGAGATATTGCaacggtttaataataaattactaatataaacatattataacattataaaaatataaaaatataaaacatattgttgtgataaaatatagtaattattaatatagtatgattaataatagtattatgtttattttttttaattaaatgaaagttataattttaatatttttttgaaaattatattaaaacttttaaagaatattttgtttcgttttatacatgtatatatcttaatatatgtatgtatattaatttttaaaaaattctagtgaatatttagtttaaagtttttataaaataaattctgATActttttgtgaatttaaattaatatataaagtgtgtatatatttttgttttaaatatttttatttttaaaattttgacttaaatttttaaaatttaattttatatttatttatccatCCGCAAACGCTAAGTAGAactagttttttattttaaaaagtttagaacggtctaaaataatttgtatcagtttatataattattttaaaatgctGTCAATCGTTAACAATCACAAAAACAGTTTTTGTGGATAGTAGAAGAAAATCAATCAGATCCTAAATAACAAGTAACCAGTTTCACGGTAGTGTTGATCCTCGAATGGTTTGTTTTTGtacaatattaaataaataaacatactgCAGTACGGTCATCATAGTACCATTTGTGGTTTATCTATTGTATCATTTGCATGTGCAAGGAATAATAGCAAGACTTTACTTGAAAACCCACGGATCTTTTTAAAACTTGTAATGGAAACGGTCCAAAATTTTCTAGAAAATAGCCAGCCAATACTGGTCCTAAAGAATTTCAATATTCCTTAAAACAGAAAGGATggaaacaaatcaaataaaaacaaagtcaAGTCAAACAAAGTAGggtaaaaatagtaataaaattCAAATACAAATCGAAACAGCTAGCCACCATCAACATTTGCATTTAAATACATGATCATACTTTTTTAGCATTTCTCTTCTTGTCAACATAATGACctgagctctctctctctctctttccacAATCGCTCATGCAGATACTTACGCCTAACACCGACTTATTCCATGCACAACGTAGACATTTTACATGCAGTGCAAAAACCTCGACGTTGATCCCAACGAAGCCACTCTCCGTTTCTACGGCGAGGAAAACAAATAGAGAACATCTCAGAAATCTTGAGAACGTTCTTAAAACCTCCTCAACCTCTACAGATACTCACGACAATAATGTATCTTCTAGCCAAGTACTTAAGACGACAACGTCAACGTCTAAGTTACTAGGAGGTTTGAACTTAGCGAGAATCTGGCCTCAGATGAAGGCCGCCGTCGACGAAATGTCTCCGAAACATCTAAAGCGGCTTCAAAGACTTCTCTCAAAATCATCCGAGGAGCGTTCGCCCAAGAGTAAACTCGGGTCTAAATGGCGGGAGCTACACGGGTCGAACAACTGGGCCGGGTTGCTTGATCCTCTAGACGAGGATCTCCGGCGAGAGCTCGTCCGTTACGGAGAGTTCGTGCAGGCGGCTTATCACGCGTTTCACTCCGACCCGGAAGGCTCGCCGAGAGACGTCGACGCGTTACCTGACGGATCATTTAAAGTGACGAAGAGCCTTCACGCCACGTCATCCGTTCGTTTACCTAAATTGATCGATGACGTGGCGCTTGATCTGAGGTGGATGACTAAACAGACGAGCTGGGTTGGGTACGTGGCCGTCTGCGATGATCCGACGGATGGGGAGGTGATGGTGGTGGGTGAAACCTCTGCTTCCTCACGGTGTCTTCATCCGCTTCCACGTCGGACTTCCTTAGGTAAAGGCGTCAACTTTGTCGGTGAAGATGACGTCAAATTCACCCGAGTCTTGATCAACGGCTGAGATTCAACCGTAGACAGATTCTTGATGGACGTCTcggttgatgatgatgatgatcggGACCTCCATGGGATCGGAGAAGGAAGCACATCGCTGTTATCATCACCGAGACACTTGAGCAGCTCTCTCTTTGATCTAACTTTCTCCCACGGGCCGCCGGAGTGATCGGAAACACGAGAGTAGTTCAAGCTACGAACAGGCAAAAGCAGAGGCTTTTCTCTCACCTCTGAGCTAACTCGATCGACGAACCGAGTACTCTCGTTGTCTCTGGAAAGAACAACCTCGGGAGTTTTCATCTGGTACTTGTTCCTCCACGTCTGAATCTTACTGGAGGAATCATCGGACGGCTCTGATTCACTCTCGTGACCCACGTTGAAAACAGAGGATGATACTTCAAGAAGCTTAGGAACGTAGACATGCGGATTATTAGTGTTGTTGTGATCGTGATCGCTTGATCCGCCGCCTCCGTCGTAGTTTCGACGACTGAGGAGGCCGTAAGAGACGGCGAGTCCGACGAAGATGAGGTGGAGAAGCTCGAGGAGTCTTGTTTGGTTTGCGAGCTCTGGTGTCTGAGAGAGGAAGACAGGTACGATGGAGCAGAACACGGCGAGGATCAGGGCTTTGAAGAGGAATCGAGAGTAGAATTTTCTAGGGTTTTGATCTTCTTTGTTACCCAATTGGGTTGTCTTCTTggagcttcttctttccaccaTCGGAGAGAACATTAGTGTTTGTTGTAAAGGTTCTTTATTTGGGAGATGAAAAAATGATTCGGAAAGACAAAAGAGTGGAGAAATGCTAAGACTTAGAGGTtaagttctgttttttttttggggtttttgaAATATAATGTAAGAAGAGGAAAGACATTGGatagaacaaaatatgaaatcCAACTTTATGTGTGAATTCATTCActaccaactttttttttggtttggtttcttaATACTATTCTAACATGCAAACACAAGTTatttaggaaatataaaattaacagAGAAATACGACCAAGGACAATCTTTGTCGGCTAATGCAATAAAGGTAGCAGTTTATTAAAGTTGTTAGCTTTAAAGTGTATAATAAAGAGGGTAATTAGTTTGAtgatacataaaataatttagagaATATTACAGAGAGGTCGCGTAGGCATATGACCCCGGAAGAACCtgtattcttttcttttggtctgCTAACGATAAAGCTTTTTTCTTACGCAGTACCCGTCTGAAAACATAGAAAATGATAGTCCTATTTCAAAATAGAATATGATAGAATTAGTAACCAAAATCACATTGACATAAGTGATTAGTTAAACACATTTATTATAAGTTTAACGACTAAGTGTAATAGTTTTtagtaaataatttatttagatatataactTGTTTTAGTCAAGGATCACTGAAGTAAATCTGACACGTCAAACTGTAAAAAGAGTCTAACCATCACCACATCATTTTGAGACCACTTTGATGGGGGCGGTGGATCACTGGTCGGCAAcctttatatacttttaattacTTCAAATTCAAGAGATAATATGTTTAGTTATAATACTTTCCTACGCATAAAGTTGCATGGCAAAGTTATTAGATCCATCAACACTGAAGACAACACTTCTGCAGCTAAGAGAGATGGCGTATGAGTTAGTTTAACTAACGAAACCAACTTCATCCTAACGTCTGAATTAAAGCCATCAGCTTAAATCATACGCACAAGCAAAACCATTACAGCCAATTCTAGATTTTGTGAGCTATGTGATTAGTTGGGATTCAGGAAATGATTTTACCTTTTATTTCTATCTACAATCATATAAATACCAATTATgatttatatagttttcaaagcTAATTTTGGTGGGACGTAGAAGAATTAGTCAGCTGGAGATACTTAGCCAACGAATCGTTCATCGAACTAGAAAAGTGAGGAAAAAATATTTCgacaaaaataaagaagattTGCTTGATATCTCTGATGATACCAAAGATTTCTTTGATCTGCATGTAGTTGTTATAGCTTTGATGAGTTGTCAGTATATCAGAGCTTCGAAAGCGCTAGGTTTCCTGCAGAGAGAATACATGATCGGAGAGCAATCGCCTCAGCGATAAAAGGGAAATTCACTAGATCATGTGTTGTAGCCCCTTGATTGATGTAAGATCCGGCTGAATCTGTTAGAATCCAAGCAATTCCAACTCTTTTTGACCGTTTTTTCTAGGCCGCGATGATCTACAAGTCGTGATTGAGGTGTCATCCATCAAGTGTTGCAGGGAAATTTCCGattgatttttttgtcatcaacataaACAAATTCACATAGACTCTATAAACCAAGTAGGTAGCTCCACATCCATATGAATGACGAAACACAACTGCTTTTTGGCACCACGTGCAAGCTCCGCTTTTATGTTTTTCGCTCGAGGTAAGTAGATGATGTCTGAgctatattttttcttcttcatggTCTTGAGATCTTCCGAATAACTTGCAAAAGATAGTCATTCTTTTGGTTTCAAAACCATCTTAACCAATTAAGAACAATCCGTTCCAAATGTGACCCGATATTGACGTAAGGATTTCATAGCCCAAAGTAGTGTCTCTATCTCCGCATGAGGGGAGAGAGACTAGCTCTAACATTCCTTGCTCCCATTAACCCATCAAAATCTTTCAAGGTACTATACCATTcctgatccaaaaaaaaattcggCCTCTTTCCAAGAACTATCGTCCTGGAATTACAGGTAAAGTTGTATCTTCTCTTTGTTGTGTTATCCTCTGTAAGTTCATTACCTGAACTTCAGCCTATTATATTGATTCTGATTCCGCCAATCTTAGCGATTCCTTTGGATATATATATCCAATTCACTGAAGACTTTATTATTCAGAGCTTTCTATATATACCATAATCCATTTTCGGTAGAACTCTCCAAAAAAAGATAATCCCTATTTGTGAATAAGGAATTTGCCGGGAAAATAGTTGGATTGGTTGATATCTTTGATAATGTCCAAACCTGAAT contains these protein-coding regions:
- the LOC108830998 gene encoding phospholipase A1-Ibeta2, chloroplastic-like, with protein sequence MQILTPNTDLFHAQRRHFTCSAKTSTLIPTKPLSVSTARKTNREHLRNLENVLKTSSTSTDTHDNNVSSSQVLKTTTSTSKLLGGLNLARIWPQMKAAVDEMSPKHLKRLQRLLSKSSEERSPKSKLGSKWRELHGSNNWAGLLDPLDEDLRRELVRYGEFVQAAYHAFHSDPEGSPRDVDALPDGSFKVTKSLHATSSVRLPKLIDDVALDLRWMTKQTSWVGYVAVCDDPTDGEVMVVGETSASSRCLHPLPRRTSLGKGVNFVGEDDVKFTRVLING
- the LOC108831000 gene encoding uncharacterized protein LOC108831000 — protein: MVERRSSKKTTQLGNKEDQNPRKFYSRFLFKALILAVFCSIVPVFLSQTPELANQTRLLELLHLIFVGLAVSYGLLSRRNYDGGGGSSDHDHNNTNNPHVYVPKLLEVSSSVFNVGHESESEPSDDSSSKIQTWRNKYQMKTPEVVLSRDNESTRFVDRVSSEVREKPLLLPVRSLNYSRVSDHSGGPWEKRCASFSDPMEVPIIIIINRDVHQESVYG